The genomic stretch CCGCTCATTCTAGAGTTATTGAAAGCTTCGCTGCAAGTAGGAGTGCCCAATATTGAGCGAGTTTGGATTCCGAAAAATGTATAGTAGCAGAATTAACGGTGTCCCCGTTCACACTACATGTATTTATAGAGCAACCGCAGCGCAATACTCACATCTCAGATCTACAGAATCACAGTCTTTCTCTAACCAAAACATTTGAAAAGATCAAGTGACCATGGGCCTGAAACAACTGCAGCACGGGGAGTATACCATTGGGTGGATCTGTGCGCTACCACTTGagcaaacagcagcaatgTACATGCTTGATGAGAGGCATAAAGATCTCCAGAACCCGTTGAGTGATGAAAATACCTACACCCTTGGAAGAATTGGAGGACACAATATTGTTATTGTCGGCTTACCCAAGGGCAGAATTGGTACCAATGACTCAGCAGCGGTTATCACTAGAATGGCATCTACTTTTCCCAACATCAAGTTCGGTATGATGGTAGGAGTTGGGGGAGGTATTCCTGAGAAAACACGACTTGGAGATGTGGTCatttgctctgctctcggTACAAATGCTGGTGTTGTTCAGCATGATATGGGCACTCGTGCTGGTGGTCAATTTGAAACAAGAGGGTTTCTCAGTGGCCCACCGACAGCTGTGCTTACAGCTTTGGCAAAGTTCCAAGCTGACCCACTGACTCCAGGCCAGATGCGCAGTCATCTGGATGATATGGCAACAATGCCTTACGTTGATGAAAGCTATCTGAAGTCGGATTCCCTCAAAGATGTTTTATTTGAGTCTGATTACAGCCATGTGGACGTGGGCGGAGATTGCCGCAACTGCGATAAGAAGAGGGTAAAGGCAAGGGCACCCAGACGTGCCGATTTTAAGATTCACTACGGATTGATCGCATCAGGCAATACAAAGGTCAAAGATGCCAAACTTCGAGACGAACTCTGCAAGAGGTATAAAAACAATCTCTATTGTATAGAGATGGAGGCCGCAGGACTTATGAACAATTTTCCCTGTGTTGTCATTCGAGGGATATGCGACTACGCAGACTCGCACGCAGGCAAAGAATGGCAAAACTATGCCGCTgcagttgcagcagcatgtaCAAAAACACTCTTGGGAGTGGTCCCTGAGCGCGAAGTCCGCAGGCTCCAGTCGGTACAAGGTAAGGTCTGGTGGTTTTAAAGGACATCACTCTACTATCGATCTGATGCTAAGATGAATTACTTCATTCAGATACAGTCGCCTCTAGCAGTATTAGGACACCAAGAGAATATGGCATGCAATATCACGCGACCAGTTCTCCTCCGCTCGGTACGTCGTTATTTGCATAACCTATCTGACTTTTACTGATGTTTTCATGGTTTTGGCAGTCACTGGGGAACCTGAGGAACCTGAGGAAcctgcagcatctgctcctcaTATGATCGAATGGCCAGGCGCAAATTACCGCAGCAATCTTCTAGGCACGGCTAATTCAGAGCCTAGAGGAAAACAGGCTACTGAACAGAGAATACCCGCCAATCATGGTCAGCCAGAAGATATTGCTGGGGTTCGACGTACGAACTCAGAGAGGGTTGTAACACAGCCTGTCTTCCTTACAAAAGAAGACCGAGTTCATACTTTCCCCAACACGGATCCTGAAGCTTTCTTCAATGCAGTTGAGAAAGGAGATATCCCCACGATCCAAAGAGAGCTAAAGAACGGTACCAGTTTGGAGATAACTGATGAGTTTGGTCGTACACCTCTGTGGCTTGCCGTGGGCATTGGGAAACGCAATGTTATCCAAATACTTCTTGAGAAGGGTGCGAACGTTGAGGCGAAAAACTTTCACGGGCAGAATATCCTAGAATGGGCGCTGAACAAAGGCAAGCATGATATCGTTAATATGGTTATTGCGATAGGCGACGGGGAGTAATTTCAGCCATGTCGGAAATGCTCATGGGGAATCAATTGGACAAACAATAGTCTATGTAAGCGCGGTATGAAGAGAAACAATAGGCACAATCCCTTATACCAAATCCACTGTTCTGTACTCTGTCGCCGAGACTATTACATTCGGGAGGGTCCGCGTCTCTTGAAGCCAGTGTGATGCATAAATAGATGCCGCTCCAATATAGCTGCTTCCTCGCGTGGCGGAGGACGAGAGGTTTGTGGATACATATACGGCTCCATCAAAGGACGACTTTAGGGGTTTATGCACGTGAAGTTTGTGGGATGAGGAGGGGGCTGGTAAATGCTACTCTATTACGGAAAGCCCTGTCAACCTTCATTTCTGGCCACTCGGTGTGAGACCGGGCTCCCTGCTGGCACGTACAACCTGATTAGTCCCATTAAGTGCTTCCCACACCACCCGTTTTTTGAGCAGCAATAAGCATGCGGTTTATGATCAATAGAAATGAGAAAATTGACCGAATATTAATTCTGTACCTAAATGAAAGGAAGGAAGATGggtgaaaagaaaggaataGGTGCATTCCAGCTAACGCAATTGTGCGTTGGTGGTAGCAAAAGATGATAAGGTCCATGGAAGACGGCAATGTAACTTTCGAACGCTAAGTCGCAAATAAGTTACCAACATGTAACATAGAAGGATGATGCAAGGGCGGCAGCACATGGTATTTTGTACCGACATAGCATCGAGCGACCATTCACAGCACCGAATTATAAGAGCCGCATGTCTTGGCTGCGACACGCTGCCTGCCTTGATGACGTGTGCTTTGCAAGAGCATTGGATAGAGAATATCCACTGCTTTATCTGCCAATGACATCGAATGTGCGGTGGCCGTGGCATTCGGTCATTGCATGGAGTCAATGCTTTCGACTGGTCGAAAGCGAGGGCAAGTGGCTTGCAGTTTGCATTGTTACACAAAGAGCTGGCAGCGTTTGAATGGTCCGATGTTGGCACCGCGGGGTTGCATGACTCATATATGTCATTTGAATACAAGTTGCAGCATGAGAAAAGGTACCAGCATGCTGATGACCATGTCACCGAATATGAGTATCGCGATCAGCCATTAGGCCCAACTACTTTTCATGCCCAAGACTTCGAAGTCTAGCCAGATACACATGCATGTACATTTAATATACATTGGCTGGAATAACTGCGGCTACATGATGGAAAGCAGGGCGACTTCTCGATAGATAGATGGTTGTACAATGTGTCTTACTCTTTCCGCACGTGAAACCTCAGCACTCAGTAAATGTCATTTTTGCTTGATCTCTTGAGAGCTTGTTATGTTCTAGTTTTCTCATTCTTAATACTACGACAGCTCCATTTGTTTCCATTGTTCCTCCCCGTGGGCAATCGCTAGGATCCGACTCCGAGATTAAACGTTTTCCAAATTTCGACACGGCCACTTGTGTGACAACGTCCGCGCCCTTTCATCCAAACCCCGCCTTTTAACGACCGAGTTACGAAGATGCAATACTGGAATGGTCTATAAAAATAGCGCAAGGGCCAAGAAACAATGGGTTCTGTAAATCGAAGAAAACGCGAAACGCCTAAGACCAAGGTCCTCGCAGAGTTGAACAAGTTGGTTGGGCTGAAAGAAGTCAAAGAGCAGTTCGATAACATAGAGGGCTGTGTCCGTATCTGCTCTCTCCAAGGAACGAACCCCCGAACAGAGCGATGGCATACTGTTTTCCAAGGAAATCCTGGAACAGGTAAGCTTTCGTTCTGCCATCTTCCGTGAGAGCAAATTACTCACAGAGTCTTGACAGGAAAAACTACAGTGGCCAGACTATATGCTAGATTCTTACGGTGCATCGATATTGTAAAATCCAAAACATATAAAGAAACATCTGGTGCACAGCTAGTATGCATGGGGCCGAAAGAAGTCAAGGAGTTGTTCAACGTATCTGGGGGTAACCCACTTCAGAGTCTGTTGGGAACAAGAGTTCAACAGCCGTCTcgtgacgacgatgacgaagacgattaTTCAAATGATCCTACAGCATTTGTCCGCGCGACTTCTTCCCTCGAACCTGGCTGTTTAAAAGATGGCGGAGTTTTGTTTGTGGACGAGGCCTACCAGCTAACTGCTCCACATGTGCCCAACTCCGGTCGTCAAGTTCTCGATATTATTCTTACAGAGATTGAGAACAATGTTGGAAACTTGGTTGTAATTTTTGCGGGATATAAAGAAGAGCTCGAATCCTTCTTTGGACATAACCCTGGGTTAAAAAGCCGAATCCCTCACACTCTTCAGTTTGCCGACTTTACTGACCAAGAGCTCTTACAAACTCTCGTCAGTCAAATTGAAAGGAAATACAAAGGCAAGATGAGAGTCGAGGATGGAATGCATGGAAAATACATGCGCGTGGCTATCCGTCGATTAGCTTGCAGccgagggaaaaaaggattCGGTAACGCCCGCGCTGTGGAAAATGTATTGCTCAAAATTTGGCAACGCCAAGCCAAGCGACTTTATAAGCGCAAAAATATGGCGAACAACGAAGTCTTTACCTTCACGAAGGAAGATATTTTAGGACCAAACCCTGCAGATGTTAGATTGACAAGCTCGGCTTGGGCAAAGCTTCAACAGCTCACCGGACTGGAAGAGGTGAAGAAATCGATTAATAACATGTTTGAAGCACTTGAGATGAACTATCGACGAGAAATGGCCGAGTTGGCGCCTTTGAGCTTCTCTTTGAATCGAATATTTGTCGGGTCACCGGGCACTGGTAAAACAACTGTGGCCAAGTTGTACGGGCAGATACTGGTCGATTTGGGCTTCCTCAGCAATGGCGAGGGTGCGTATACATACCTCTCCGGTCTCTTGTATCTTCTTTCTACTGATGAAATACCTGTATGACTAACATACGAAAAGTGGTTACAAAGAATCCTGCAGACTTTATAGGCGAGGCTGTCGGGAAATCGGAAGCACAGACGAAATCCATACTTTCGGCAACAGTCGGGAAGGTGTTGATCATCGATGAAGCTTATATGCTAGATCCTGGCGAAGCTAATCGCGGCGATTCATACCGAGGCGCTGTGCTCGACACACTTGTTGCCGAAGTACAAAGCGTTCCTGGAGAAGACCGCTGCGTGATCCTGCTTGGCTACGAAGAAAGACTGATGGAGATGTTCCGTAATGCCAACCCCGGGCTCTCGGGGAGGTTTGCCGCCGACAAACCATTTCGTTTCAAAGACTTCAACGACGCTCAACTCTGGGAAATATTGCAGCGGAAACTAGGGTCTCGAAACTTGAAATCAACACCAGAAGGCTTGAGAGCCGCCTTGGAAGTCTTGAACCGAGCCCGAATGCGACAGGATTTTAGCAATGGGAGAGAAGTtgacaatctcatctcagctGCCATGGAAAATAGCTTGCAAAGGCAGTCAAAGGCAGCCGCATCTAACTATGGCCATGACATGATCCTAAGCCAAGAGGATTTCGACCCGAACCATGGCCGTGCACAACACGCATCTGCTAATTGTAGAGCTGTTCTACAAAACAAAGTATCGAACAATGTTATATTCCAACTGGAGCAGTATCAAAACTTACTTCAAGTAACAAAGTCACGGAGACTTGGTATTACGCCGGTCGTCCCAAAATCCTTTATCTTTAAAGGGCCCTCAGGTTCGTGCCTTGGCCATTTACAAGTGGATATGCCCTTGCTATTGAGATGAGCTAGATGCTGACCGTAATAGGTACCGGAAAGACTACAGTTGCTCGCTATATGAATACCTTATTGTACGATCTAGGAGTTCTGTCTACCGACAAGATATTTGTTGAGTGCTCAGCGGCAGATTTCATTGGTGAACATGTGGGCCACACTGCTCCCAAGACTAGATCACAGTTTATGAAAGGTCTCGGGGGCGTTCTGTATATCGACAACGCCCACCAGCTTATGGAAGGTGGATACGCTACCGAAGCAATCAACGAGCTCGTTCGACTTCTACAAAAGCATAGTCAGAATATCGTTATGATCTTGGCGGGTCCATCTCACGAAATTGAAGCACTCATTGCTAAAGCGCATGGCATCGGCGGCTCTGTATTCAAAGAAATCACCTTCGAAAAACTCACCGCTTCAGAATGCCTGGTCCTCCTCAAACGACTACTAGCAGAAAATGGagttagcagcagcatctttggCGATCAAATTGTGAATTACTTCGTGAACCAGTTCGAAATACTTTGCAGCATTAGCCATTGGAGAAACGCTAATGACGTACGATCGTTATCAGATTGGATGGTAACAGATGTTCTCACGAATATTATACCTGCTGGTCAAATGGGAAGTGGATTGTATCTCTCGGTGGAACGGGCGAATTACTTTTTCCACAAGATGTTCCAGATGAAGTTTTCCATGCAAATGAACGATTCGAACAACATAATGGAAGCTTTCCGCCAAACAGAGTCGGCTCAAATGTCAATCAGCTACCATATGTCAGAGAACAAGCCACAAGCATGTTTCAACGAGCAAGCGACATGCATGCAGACTGACAAAGTAGAAGAGACTCCTATTGTTAAAGAGGAGGAATACTGTGCATATGACGAGCAGGTGAACAAAGTCAAGTCTGTACAGCAAGCTTTGCAGTCCATTGGCCAATGCGAGGCGGGATTTGATTGGGTCAGAGAGGGAAGTGGCTATAGATGTAAGGGCGGGAGCCACTACGTGTCTGACAGCCAAGTTCAGGCGTATACGTCGTGATCTTTAAATAGGAACGAGGTTTTAGGTAggatttttctttatatacCAGCTTGTGACTACCTTGTATGGCGATTAATGTAGATATTTGTCAGTCATAAAGCAATCAATTCGACTTTTGTGGTCTTATACTACCAGTAGATTACTTTTAAGTGATCTCGAGGGGAATCTGCTAAAATTATGATAAATGCTATTTCATAACTAAGAACGAGTGACTAAACTCTTATGCCCAGAAAAGTTGTCCTGAATTCcctggaaaaagaagctaGCCTTTGTATTGTCCGTCATCAGCTAGTCTCTCGACATAAAGAGACATTGCGCAAGTTTGAGGAAGCTACCTACGACTCTACGCCGCTAATATCGCATTACTATGTAATAAGAACTATTTTTGCCTCGGAAGACTAATTAAGCAAGATTCAGGAACGTCATCACTCATATTGTCGGAAGAGACCCTTATAAGCATAGTAACCTCGCTCAGTAAGGGCGGGCCTGTTGTTTATTTCAACACATATTTTATCGTACAGGCGGTATTTGGCAACTGAAATACTTTATCTACGCCGTAGTTTATCTGGGATAAGAAATACTACATCGCTCAAGTCCTTGACAGACTGAATAAAGGCTAAGCTAATAGGTCCTGTAGATTTAGAACAATATACATATTAATGCACCTGCAAATGGAACCCACAACATTGTGTCACGGAATATAGTCTTTTGGAACCATGATATAACCGAAATTGGCCAATTGTATATATTATCCAGCCTTTTAATTCTGTTATATACATATACTGGACATTCAGCCTTTCACCTTCGCTTTTGATACTCGCCAGTAAACGTTTTACTGTGCGGCGCAGAGAGCCTGAACGGCAGGGAGAACCTGGTCTATAAGTAAAGAGAGTCAGTATTGGTAGGGATAATTATGTTTCACGTCTCTTGAACTTAAAAGATATATGCGTACTGATAGCAACATCGGCACCACAAGCAGTAATTACACATGAAGTAGAAGCCGCCTCGATGGCATCAAAATTTGCGCTTTCGCAAACGCATGCCAAGTCAGTGTCTGAGCAGGTAGTCTGACTCGCAATTGCGCTTTCGATGCAAGGAACAGCGCATGCGGGGATGTCAGCAACGGTCTGGCCGTAGACGGCGGCAACAAAGGTagcaagagcaagagtgAACTTCATTTTGGAGAGTGGATAGGATAGACTTTAAAGACGAGAACAGCCGTTTCGTAGTTGCAGGTATAAGTGTTTGAAGATCTTTGTCAACGAATTGTGGGATGAACTCGAAGGCAGGCAGCACTTGGCTTTATAGTTCATAGGCAAGGCAGAATGCCGAGGGTGATTCCTTTCTGTAAGCATGTgctttctcatctttggccaTCTCAGTATATTCTCAACGCAATTATATTTCTCCCCCCGCATTTGAATCGAATTACATATATCCCCGCATTCTGAAGTCGTATCCTCAATCGTTATTCATGCACCCCAGACGGACATGAAGACTGAAGCGGTAAGACTCACGGGAACTCGATCTCTTTTGAACTGTAGGGGTCATGAATTATTCCTCAAAGTAACGCTCTCCGCATTCCTACTATTATTTCCGTTAGGTAATTTGGGTGCCATCAACGGCCACCGGTATCCACGTCATGCTAGCCAGGTCATCTATCCGTCGGGCCGTCGCTGCTGAAGATCTTTCGTACGAGAGCGGGAGAGATCTGATGTCTACGATATTTTTGTCAGGCGACTAGTTCAATCTAGGAATAGAAAATACGTATACAGCTGACTTGATGCTCTTCTCGAATACTCAAATCGCTGTAGATATTCAAGGCTAAGATTATGATGGATATATCGTTACCCAAACATTTGGGAGCTGTTTTAAGGCTACTCTTTACCTGTTGACTCGAGATCCGAGCGGGGCAATGCCAAGCAAGACGGACGTCGGCAGTTACTTGATGATCCCTGACACGTGAAACAGAATTTTGTTGAAAACATTATAATATCGACTTATAAAAAAGCAGCCTAAGTCTAACCCCGCTCGCTTCACAATTGCGACCTTCCTGATCAATGCCAATAGTGAGGCAACAAGGCGACGTTGGAGGGTCACACTCGCTGCTTGCATTCCGGCTTAGCCGCTTCAATATGTATTTGGCTTATGCTTGATGTCAATGACGGAACATGGAAAGCGAAATCTAAGCATCTACTCCTCGTAGTGTTCCTTTTGCGAATTGGTAATGAAAGACGTATAATGAATTACATCTATCCATGTACTTTATCATCACTTATGCTCGTTAATAATAGCGGAAGTCTCTATACACGGGTTCCACAATGACCGGCCGGTCGCCCGAATGAGAACGAAAAGTTATAGTAGTACATGCCGCATGATGCTATTCGTTTTCAGGCTATTATGACACGTCGCGTATTTCCGCCAGGACCTGTCTATCGTCGCTTTCTTGATCAAGCCCCTCGTGTATGTGTTCTGTTGATCTACTCCATTTTGGTATAGAAGCATAAATCCAGCTTAAAATAACGTTGAGAGGCTCACCGTCTTTGTTCCATTGCTAAACAATGCAGTAATAATCTGCGACATGATTCGTCCATTCAAGAGCAGCTTTTAGCATGTCCACCAACATATATTCGCTCTCCGCCCGTCTATGAATCTAGATATTCTGCTTCCAAGTAGGCAGGAAAAGGTCCAAAACAAGCCGAAATATGCAACTATTAACCCAAAGGTGGTAACTATTGGCACGACTTAATTTAGTATAAATGGAAATCTCGGGTGTTTATCAACTCTTTCATGACCTTCAAGACGCGACAAGTGTGTCTAGGAACAGCTGCACAACTCCCATTTTCAGAATGCCACATATAATAATAACACCAAGCCCGCATCAGGATAAACTGACGACAAAATATTACTCTTTCGAATTAACAAGCCATGAATGTTCACAAGTCTTCTATCTCTCAACACTCGGCTTTATCCTACTGAGAAGCAAAATGGCCTATGAGAGGCCCACGACCTCGTAGTTCCAGTTGCAGGTGGCGTTGGAACTCTGCGTCGTTACCTGCTTCGTGCCCGTGGCCGATGCAACCACAGAGCCAGCGCTATTCACGATTTGGATATATTGTCCCCCACCAACGCTCAGCCCAGGCACAGCGCGATAATTGAGCCCAGCAGTGCCAGTGAAGCTGCCAATCAGCCCGTTATTGCTGAACACTTTGATCGTGTAGTCACTTGAGGGCAGAAGCACAGCAAAGTTAACCGTGTCTTGGGCCTGTTCGGAGTTTGCAATCGTGGATGAGCAGCTGGCGCTGGTCAGCAGGGTACGATACCATAATGAACCCACGGGAGCCGATCCGGGAGGCAGAATCTGGCTGCCGCTGGTAGCTGTGCCGCTTTTGTATGCTTTAATGAAGGGCGACACTAGCTGTTGCCAACCTGTATGATCGAACCCGTTGGCGTAGTCTCCAATATTCGTGCCATCGATTTGTTGCTGGAAGAAATTGCCTATATAATGCCCTTCTCCTGCGTCATTCCAGGTGATTAGCTCTACCAAGTCTGGCTGCAAATCCAACACTTGTTCGAATCGCTGTGGCAAGTTGACTTCTCCAATGCGGTACCAGTCTTGGTTTGCACCTTGATATTTGAACTGGAAACTTGATAAAGCTATATAACAAGTGTCTCGTTAGCACTTGTActgaaaagatgaagaagagagtgtgCAAAGAGGATTCTTACGCATCAGATAAACTTTACCAGCGGCCCGCGCTTGCTGGAGCAGGTTCTGATCAACACTATCGGAAACATTGGATTTGCCGGTGTTTGTAGCAGGCCACGCAGACTCCCAGCTGAAGACGCCATCGGCAACAGTATAAGTTGAAAAGAAGTTATTCGGCCAGCCGCTCCAGTCGCCAAAGTTGGGAATAAAGTACGGGTTAATGCCTTGGGCCTGTAGTGGCTGCTTAAAGCCTGAGAGCCAGTCAGAGTTTGCAATGAAGCCACCATCATAGGTGCTAACGAGAGGCCTGCCGGAGACGGTGTAATATGAAGGGCGAGAAATATAGTTGAGCAGAAATGATGGGATCTGAGATGGAGCAATGGTGGTTTGCCAACTCATGTCAAACGACATAAATAGCTTAAAGCCATTTTGGTCAGCTGCATCGAACAAGTATCCCAATGCTTCTAGAGCCCAGGAATCCGTGATGTCGTGGGTGTTGAGCGCAAAAGCATCAAACCCTACTGCCTTTGCGTCTGTAATATCCTGCACAGCGTCTGTTGCGTTCATAGATCCGACCATGTAGTGGGCAAAtctattatttaattagttCAGTACGCACAGGTTGACTTGTATTTGCAGCGACGCTCAAAACAGGGCTTCTTACACCGCTCTCGGCACTGTAGTTGATGTTGGTCCAGAGCCACTCGACTTTGTAGAACTTGCTTTAGTTGTCGTGTGCgcagatgatgaagttgaagacgTTGGAGGGGTAGAAGTAACCGGAGTTCCCGTTCCTTTGCTGACCTGGAATTACAGTTAGATGTcggtttcttttctcaaaGTAAGATCCAGCTTTCTTACCAGCGAAGCCGTAGAGTATCCGGAGGGAACAGAGGTTGCGCAAATACCGGCAACTGATCCCCCATTAACAAAGGCTCCAGTTAACCCGACCTCGCAGCAGAACCCATTCCCAAAACTTCCCGTCCATAACGACCACGCGACGTCTGCACAACTTGGCGCACCTTCAACACTGCCTCGGCAATTACTTGCTAGAAATTGTGAATAATTATCAGCGGATGTATTTCAGACTGGAAACCCAGTATTCGCTTACTTGAAGGACAGCAGGCTTCCACTTCACCATTCCCGGTGGCTTGGCAGTTTGACGTCGAAGGGCAGCAAGACCCGTTGCCGCAAGATTTGGCGTTGGCAGGACATGATGCCGACTGCAGTGACCAACCTTGGCCTGCCACCGCTCGGGGCTGTAGAGGCGGAACCGCCGTCGAAAGAGCCGAAGACGCAAGACTTCCGAAAATAACAAAGGAACGTAGCGCCCCCATGGTGCCAAGAGAACGCTAGACAGCGAAGCAAACGATTGACAGACAAGTGCTCCTAATAGACGACGTCGTCTGCGAGTTAAATGTATCGACTTTAGAAGAAAGCGAAAGGATGAGTATATATACTCAACTCGGCACATCTTGTGCAGCCGTGCCAAAACATCTCGGCCAAATGGACTAGATTTGCTCCGTGATTTAACTTGATTCTACCACAGCAACCTCGTATCATCGTGGGATGACGGTAAAATTCTTGCATCCTTCCATATTTAACCCTAGGCGATAAAGTCTTAGCATCGGCCTCGCTAAGGGGCTCCTTTATCAACATGAAGAAGACCCCTGGCTGCTTCACCCCGCATTTTTCAACTCCCATGCGGGAAATCGGCCCGCTCGCAATGGAAATACCCCATGAGTTCTAGTTCCGGCTTTTCGCGTCTTGTATTCGTCTCGCGAAGCCCTATTTCGTTTTTGTTAAGCCTAGTTTACTAGGCTCTCGAATAGTATCATGCTTCGGAATATAGTTAAGCTTAATATACGTGGCTCTTGAATATCATGCCTTGGTGTACAGTTGCAAGAGCTTGCTCGAGTCTACCTCACAAGGGCTCCATTAGTTTAGGCTTCCAGTTTCGACGCGTATATGCATGTGTACAGTTTTACGGTTCAGCGATTCTAACGAAACTTCATGTTACGTCAAACACCCTAACCAAAAGAAAGTGATTACTTGCACTGCACCACGAGGTTCAGGGGGCTATTTAGAATCAACGTGCAAATAAATTCGTAGCGTTCAGATCATAACTATATGCTCAATACAAAGTTTCCCAAAATATAATCCCACTCAAGCGCAATTTATAGCTTCGTCCTCACTTAATCATCGAATGTTCCCCTCATCGGAATCTCCTCATCGTACTtgccctcttccttcttcatatGCTTGTCAAAGCTCTGTGTCGACATCTGCACCTTGTTAAACAGCGTTTTATCCAAAACTGGAGCTGCAGGCGGCAGCTGGCCCTTGGCACGAGCGATATCCGCTTGCTTGGTGTAGTTGTGCAGTGCCAGGCTTGATGCAATCTGGAAGGCGTTCCTGATCTGTCGACCATTCCAGCAACCGGTGGATCGAGCGAGATCCTCGTAATGTTTCGCAGCAAATTCAAGGATCTCGTCGTCTTTGATGATCATTGAGGGCTCACCAGTCATCTTCTGTCGCTCAGACTCCATCACTCTGAGCTTGGCGACGTTAAGACGGAAGATCTCAGTTGTCTGAGTCTTATCGAGAGGGGGGGTAGTACAGAGACAGGTGGATTCGTGACTTGAACGCCTCATCAATAGTACCCACACGGTTGGTTGTCAAGAACAAGAGACCGTTGTAGTACTCAAGGACACGGAGGAACACAGACACAAGCGCATTTCGCTTCATGTCGAGCTTGGATCGTTGCGAAAGGAAAACATCTGCCTCATCAAGAAGGAGCACGCAGTCCCACAAGTGCGCAAGGCGGAAGACATTCTTCAGAGAAGATTCAACCTCGTGAGGCGAGAGACCAAGATCACCGCACGTAATCACAAACAGCGGCTTCTTGTTCTCCATAGCGACGGCTTCAGCAGTCGCAGTCTTACCCACACCGGGCACACCGTGCAGTAGAACGACCAGACCACGGCCCTTGCCCTGGATCAGATCCTGTCCTGGGCCTTCTGTGGCAGCGTCAACATATCgccgctccagctccttcttcCGGAAGTGAGACATGACTAGACTGCGGACAACATCCTTGTAGTCGCCATGAATGCGGAGGTTCTCAAACACTCCAACCTCGCGCTTGATAGGTTTGAGGAGGTTCAAGTCGACAGGCATGAAGCGACGCTCACGTAGGGCATACGCAAACATACGCTTGGGGAGCAAGACAAGATCCTCATCGCGTAGCTTCTGAGCCTGCGCGTTTGCCTCAAAGTTTCGAGATCCCCTAAGGCGGTTGCGCAAAAAGGTATCAACGGCGAGATTGTCTCGGCGCTGGCGGCTCTCGATGCCATCGGCCTTTTGGATAATCTCCTTTTGCACATATGACCTGTTCTGGCGGACGCCGTCAAACC from Trichoderma atroviride chromosome 3, complete sequence encodes the following:
- a CDS encoding uncharacterized protein (EggNog:ENOG41~SECRETED:SignalP(1-16)); translation: MKFTLALATFVAAVYGQTVADIPACAVPCIESAIASQTTCSDTDLACVCESANFDAIEAASTSCVITACGADVAINQVLPAVQALCAAQ
- a CDS encoding uncharacterized protein (EggNog:ENOG41) — encoded protein: MGSVNRRKRETPKTKVLAELNKLVGLKEVKEQFDNIEGCVRICSLQGTNPRTERWHTVFQGNPGTGKTTVARLYARFLRCIDIVKSKTYKETSGAQLVCMGPKEVKELFNVSGGNPLQSLLGTRVQQPSRDDDDEDDYSNDPTAFVRATSSLEPGCLKDGGVLFVDEAYQLTAPHVPNSGRQVLDIILTEIENNVGNLVVIFAGYKEELESFFGHNPGLKSRIPHTLQFADFTDQELLQTLVSQIERKYKGKMRVEDGMHGKYMRVAIRRLACSRGKKGFGNARAVENVLLKIWQRQAKRLYKRKNMANNEVFTFTKEDILGPNPADVRLTSSAWAKLQQLTGLEEVKKSINNMFEALEMNYRREMAELAPLSFSLNRIFVGSPGTGKTTVAKLYGQILVDLGFLSNGEVVTKNPADFIGEAVGKSEAQTKSILSATVGKVLIIDEAYMLDPGEANRGDSYRGAVLDTLVAEVQSVPGEDRCVILLGYEERLMEMFRNANPGLSGRFAADKPFRFKDFNDAQLWEILQRKLGSRNLKSTPEGLRAALEVLNRARMRQDFSNGREVDNLISAAMENSLQRQSKAAASNYGHDMILSQEDFDPNHGRAQHASANCRAVLQNKVSNNVIFQLEQYQNLLQVTKSRRLGITPVVPKSFIFKGPSGTGKTTVARYMNTLLYDLGVLSTDKIFVECSAADFIGEHVGHTAPKTRSQFMKGLGGVLYIDNAHQLMEGGYATEAINELVRLLQKHSQNIVMILAGPSHEIEALIAKAHGIGGSVFKEITFEKLTASECLVLLKRLLAENGVSSSIFGDQIVNYFVNQFEILCSISHWRNANDVRSLSDWMVTDVLTNIIPAGQMGSGLYLSVERANYFFHKMFQMKFSMQMNDSNNIMEAFRQTESAQMSISYHMSENKPQACFNEQATCMQTDKVEETPIVKEEEYCAYDEQVNKVKSVQQALQSIGQCEAGFDWVREGSGYRCKGGSHYVSDSQVQAYTS
- a CDS encoding uncharacterized protein (EggNog:ENOG41) encodes the protein MYMLDERHKDLQNPLSDENTYTLGRIGGHNIVIVGLPKGRIGTNDSAAVITRMASTFPNIKFGMMVGVGGGIPEKTRLGDVVICSALGTNAGVVQHDMGTRAGGQFETRGFLSGPPTAVLTALAKFQADPLTPGQMRSHLDDMATMPYVDESYLKSDSLKDVLFESDYSHVDVGGDCRNCDKKRVKARAPRRADFKIHYGLIASGNTKVKDAKLRDELCKRYKNNLYCIEMEAAGLMNNFPCVVIRGICDYADSHAGKEWQNYAAAVAAACTKTLLGVVPEREVRRLQSVQDTVASSSIRTPREYGMQYHATSSPPLVTGEPEEPEEPAASAPHMIEWPGANYRSNLLGTANSEPRGKQATEQRIPANHGQPEDIAGVRRTNSERVVTQPVFLTKEDRVHTFPNTDPEAFFNAVEKGDIPTIQRELKNGTSLEITDEFGRTPLWLAVGIGKRNVIQILLEKGANVEAKNFHGQNILEWALNKGKHDIVNMVIAIGDGE